GCAACCGGCGCCAATACGTCAGCCGCTCGGACCGGCGTCACAGGCAGGCCAACAGGTCTTCGAGCCGCACCGGTTTCGTCAGACATTTGTCGAAACCGGCTGCTGCGGCCCTGGCCGCGATGTCCGGGTCGATGTGCCCCGATAGCAAAACGTACCGGGTATTCAAAAGAGCGGGGTTCCGCCGAAGCTGGCCCACCAGTTCGCCGCCGCTCATGTCTGGAAGTTTCCAGTCCACAAAGGCGAGTTCGGGAAGGAACGACCCAGCAACGAG
The nucleotide sequence above comes from Paraburkholderia flagellata. Encoded proteins:
- a CDS encoding response regulator, translating into MLVDDNRDVADALAALVEFEGHQARCAADGQEAVLVAGSFLPELAFVDWKLPDMSGGELVGQLRRNPALLNTRYVLLSGHIDPDIAARAAAAGFDKCLTKPVRLEDLLACL